From Aquificaceae bacterium, a single genomic window includes:
- the rnr gene encoding ribonuclease R — translation MEGVSIEELTLNLLKGSKKPLSFEEIARQLGLDQKGRKALKKTLKALRKSGKVSLQKGKYFCAEEEIVSGRVIPYPAGFGFLQIGEGRKDIYIPPFEMARLFGGDVVRARVVEYRGKKEVRVLRVLKRAKKEIVCKLQKKKKSCLALPVDENQHQTIILEGNACGDLRDGTLVVVEIKKFPTKEGPAVGRIREVLGHPEERNLIIDVLIRKYDLPISYPEEVLREVGGMGVDFKRELKRRKDLRDQLCFTIDPEKAKDFDDAVAIEKSPEGYRLWVHIADVSHFVQEGSATDKEAFKRGFTFYLPDRALHMLPERLAGDLCSLKPYEDRLAFTCEMLFDEGGRLLEYDIYESVIRSKARLTYREALMLIVGDPALENRYPQLVEPLRLMENLYRILSKVRWERGSIDFDLPEAELIVDEYGEPVALMPYERHVAHRIIEQFMVSANETVAMHLERAGYPCLYRVHEKPDPQKVENLLEILAGLGYKVKKPSLSPKFFQKIIEDFEGRPEENLVRFLTLRSMKRAHYSPHNLGHFGLASEHYAHFTSPIRRYPDLIVHRLLKKALRGEDIDFEKTVGYLEMAGMHLSQQERLAEDVEREAIDRLKARFMKAHIGEEFEGIITGVTSFGIFVEIQEYLVEGLVSITSLKEDQYIYDEPAHRLVGVSSGKVFRLGDRVKVTVVGVDEERARLELQLL, via the coding sequence ATGGAAGGGGTTTCCATAGAAGAGTTAACTCTAAACCTGCTCAAGGGCAGCAAGAAGCCCCTTAGCTTTGAAGAGATAGCCAGACAGCTTGGGCTAGACCAGAAGGGAAGAAAGGCTCTCAAGAAAACCTTGAAGGCTCTCAGAAAGTCAGGCAAGGTGAGTCTGCAAAAGGGTAAGTATTTCTGTGCTGAAGAGGAGATAGTTAGCGGCAGGGTAATACCCTATCCTGCTGGCTTTGGCTTTCTGCAGATTGGGGAGGGCAGAAAGGACATATACATACCCCCTTTTGAGATGGCGAGGCTCTTCGGCGGGGATGTGGTGAGAGCCAGGGTGGTTGAATACAGAGGAAAGAAGGAAGTGAGGGTTCTCAGGGTTTTAAAAAGGGCAAAAAAGGAGATAGTCTGCAAGCTTCAGAAGAAGAAAAAATCCTGCCTTGCCCTGCCTGTGGATGAAAATCAGCATCAGACCATAATCCTTGAGGGAAACGCATGCGGTGACCTTAGGGATGGGACACTTGTGGTGGTGGAGATAAAAAAATTTCCCACAAAGGAAGGTCCTGCTGTGGGCAGGATAAGGGAGGTGCTTGGACATCCGGAAGAGAGGAACCTTATCATAGATGTGCTCATAAGAAAGTATGACTTGCCCATCTCATACCCTGAGGAAGTGCTCAGAGAAGTGGGTGGTATGGGGGTAGACTTCAAAAGAGAACTTAAAAGAAGGAAAGACCTGAGAGACCAGCTGTGCTTTACCATAGACCCAGAGAAGGCAAAGGACTTTGACGATGCGGTAGCAATAGAAAAGTCTCCAGAAGGTTACAGACTCTGGGTTCATATAGCAGATGTTTCTCATTTTGTGCAGGAGGGGTCTGCAACGGACAAGGAAGCATTTAAAAGAGGTTTTACCTTTTATCTGCCAGACAGGGCACTTCACATGCTTCCAGAGAGGCTTGCAGGAGACCTGTGCAGTCTTAAACCTTACGAGGACAGGCTGGCTTTTACCTGCGAGATGCTCTTTGATGAGGGGGGAAGGCTCTTAGAGTATGATATATATGAAAGCGTAATAAGGAGCAAGGCAAGGCTCACCTATAGGGAAGCCCTTATGCTTATTGTGGGCGACCCGGCTCTTGAGAACAGGTATCCACAGCTGGTGGAACCTCTCAGGCTTATGGAAAACCTTTACAGGATACTTTCAAAGGTAAGATGGGAGAGGGGGAGCATAGACTTTGACCTGCCAGAGGCGGAGCTCATCGTGGACGAATATGGGGAGCCTGTTGCCCTTATGCCCTATGAAAGACATGTTGCCCACAGGATAATAGAGCAGTTTATGGTGTCTGCCAACGAGACGGTTGCCATGCACCTTGAAAGGGCAGGCTATCCCTGTCTTTACAGGGTTCACGAAAAGCCAGACCCTCAGAAGGTGGAGAATCTGCTTGAGATTCTTGCGGGGCTTGGCTACAAGGTTAAAAAGCCCTCTCTGAGCCCCAAGTTTTTCCAGAAGATAATAGAGGACTTTGAGGGAAGACCTGAGGAAAATCTGGTGAGGTTTCTTACCTTAAGAAGCATGAAAAGGGCCCACTATTCGCCCCACAATCTGGGACACTTCGGCCTCGCCTCTGAACACTATGCCCACTTTACTTCACCAATAAGAAGGTATCCTGACCTCATAGTTCACAGGCTTCTGAAGAAGGCTCTCAGAGGTGAGGATATAGACTTCGAAAAAACAGTTGGATACCTTGAAATGGCTGGCATGCACCTCTCACAGCAGGAAAGGCTTGCAGAGGATGTGGAAAGGGAGGCAATAGACAGACTCAAAGCTCGCTTTATGAAAGCCCACATAGGTGAAGAGTTTGAGGGAATAATAACCGGCGTGACTTCCTTTGGTATCTTTGTAGAGATTCAGGAGTATCTTGTGGAAGGGCTTGTGAGCATAACGAGCTTGAAGGAAGACCAGTATATTTACGATGAACCCGCTCACAGGCTTGTGGGAGTGAGCAGTGGTAAAGTTTTCAGGCTGGGTGACAGGGTAAAGGTCACAGTGGTGGGTGTGGACGAGGAAAGGGCAAGGCTTGAGCTTCAGCTCCTTTAG
- the rpsO gene encoding 30S ribosomal protein S15 has translation MALPKALKEEVIRSFQRHEKDTGSPEVQIAILTERINKLTEHMKKHKKDVHSRRGLIALIHARRKHLEYLKERDYRKYLEVVERLGLKVR, from the coding sequence ATGGCATTACCAAAGGCATTAAAGGAAGAGGTCATAAGAAGCTTTCAGAGGCATGAGAAGGACACAGGCTCACCCGAAGTGCAGATAGCCATACTAACCGAGCGCATAAACAAGCTTACTGAGCATATGAAAAAGCACAAAAAGGATGTGCATTCAAGACGTGGCCTTATAGCACTCATACATGCAAGGAGAAAACATCTTGAATACCTTAAAGAAAGAGATTACAGGAAATACCTGGAGGTAGTAGAAAGACTTGGGCTGAAGGTAAGATGA
- a CDS encoding dephospho-CoA kinase, whose product MKDWKNYSAKIEELRKALEESLSGLDVEYELKTPEDPDFDTRFRVPYVLLRYYTDEEHAHERKIELFEYYFEAPAEETAKLIKDMVEEFLMEIDQSEYGGG is encoded by the coding sequence ATGAAAGACTGGAAAAATTACAGTGCAAAAATCGAAGAGCTTAGAAAAGCCCTTGAAGAAAGCCTGAGCGGTCTTGATGTGGAGTATGAACTTAAAACTCCCGAAGACCCAGACTTTGATACCCGTTTTAGAGTGCCCTACGTGCTTCTGAGGTATTACACCGATGAAGAGCATGCACACGAGAGAAAGATAGAGCTCTTTGAGTATTACTTTGAGGCACCTGCTGAAGAGACCGCAAAGCTAATAAAGGATATGGTAGAGGAGTTTCTTATGGAGATAGACCAGAGCGAATACGGTGGTGGTTGA
- a CDS encoding polyribonucleotide nucleotidyltransferase gives MERVSAKLGESEIVIETGLYAKLADGAVVVRQGDTAVLVTAVMSEEPVQGIDFVPLSVDYREQSSAWGKIPGGFVKREGKPTDREVLVSRVIDRPIRPMLPEGFFHDVIITALTLSADDRYDPDVLAITGASAALHISRIPFEGPIAGVRVCRIDGQFVANPTYEERQKADLEIVMAGSKDAIVMVEGGAKEVDEDTLTDALYFGLHAIQDIIRAQEELRSRVGVTKVSFEGMELPEDLQRALEDFCTEGIFQSFSIADKRERKNFQSNLLKSFIESHQVPEELHFKLSYNYKKLISKLMRKKVLLEGVRIDGRGPKDIRPISIEVHPFERPHGSAIFTRGQTQAFATATLGSPEEAQMVESIYEGETFKRFMLHYNFPPFSTGEAKPWGPPRRREIGHGALAERAIEPLIPPETEFPYIIRVVSNILESNGSTSMATVCAGSLALFDAGVPLKKHVAGIAMGLIMEGDRYAILSDILGDEDQLGDMDFKVAGTKDGITSVQMDIKVKGLRKEIMKEALQQAKEGRLYILEKMYGAMPEPRKEVSPYAPKIEIITIPEDKALVVIGPGGRNVKEFRDKMGVSVWVHEGGRVSLTSSSREAIEEVKRAIQNLIAEVEVGKVYKGKVTRVEPYGVFVEILPGKVGLLHVSKMEGYIKDVRARFSVGDELLVKVLEVDEQGRAKLTNMGIREPA, from the coding sequence ATGGAAAGAGTTTCTGCAAAGCTGGGAGAATCGGAGATTGTAATAGAGACTGGGCTCTACGCCAAACTTGCCGATGGTGCTGTTGTTGTTCGTCAGGGTGATACGGCGGTTCTGGTTACTGCGGTGATGTCGGAAGAGCCCGTTCAGGGCATAGACTTTGTCCCGCTTTCTGTGGACTACAGGGAGCAGTCCTCTGCATGGGGTAAAATCCCCGGAGGTTTTGTCAAGAGAGAGGGCAAGCCCACAGACAGGGAGGTGCTGGTCTCAAGGGTCATAGACAGACCCATAAGACCCATGCTTCCAGAGGGCTTTTTTCACGATGTGATAATCACAGCCCTGACCCTTTCGGCAGATGACAGATATGACCCGGATGTGCTTGCCATAACCGGTGCCTCTGCAGCCCTGCACATTTCAAGAATACCCTTCGAAGGTCCCATAGCGGGTGTTAGAGTTTGCAGGATAGATGGGCAGTTTGTGGCAAACCCCACCTACGAGGAGCGTCAGAAGGCAGACCTTGAGATAGTTATGGCGGGAAGCAAGGACGCCATAGTGATGGTGGAGGGCGGTGCAAAGGAGGTGGACGAGGATACGCTCACAGATGCTCTATACTTTGGACTCCATGCAATTCAGGACATCATAAGGGCTCAGGAAGAGCTCAGAAGCAGGGTAGGCGTGACAAAGGTATCCTTTGAAGGTATGGAACTCCCTGAAGACCTTCAGAGGGCTCTGGAGGATTTCTGCACGGAGGGCATATTCCAGTCTTTTAGCATAGCAGATAAGCGGGAAAGAAAGAACTTCCAGTCAAACCTGTTAAAGAGCTTTATAGAAAGCCATCAGGTGCCGGAGGAGCTTCATTTCAAGCTGAGCTACAACTACAAAAAGCTCATAAGCAAGCTCATGAGAAAGAAAGTGCTCCTTGAGGGTGTGCGTATTGACGGAAGGGGTCCAAAGGACATCCGGCCCATAAGTATAGAGGTTCATCCTTTTGAAAGGCCGCACGGAAGTGCCATATTCACCAGGGGTCAGACTCAGGCTTTTGCCACTGCAACGCTGGGATCTCCAGAAGAAGCCCAGATGGTGGAAAGCATATACGAGGGAGAAACCTTCAAAAGGTTCATGCTCCACTACAACTTCCCTCCCTTCTCCACAGGAGAGGCAAAGCCCTGGGGTCCACCCAGAAGGAGAGAAATAGGGCATGGAGCCCTTGCAGAGAGGGCAATAGAGCCTCTCATACCACCAGAGACGGAGTTCCCCTACATCATAAGGGTGGTTTCCAACATCCTTGAGTCCAACGGATCCACCTCTATGGCAACCGTATGCGCCGGTTCTCTGGCTCTTTTTGATGCAGGAGTGCCCCTCAAAAAGCATGTGGCGGGCATAGCCATGGGGCTTATCATGGAAGGAGACAGGTATGCCATACTTTCAGACATACTGGGAGATGAGGACCAGCTTGGGGACATGGACTTCAAGGTGGCTGGCACAAAAGATGGAATCACCAGCGTGCAGATGGATATAAAGGTAAAGGGCCTCAGAAAGGAAATCATGAAAGAAGCCCTTCAGCAGGCAAAAGAAGGAAGGCTCTACATACTGGAAAAGATGTACGGGGCAATGCCAGAGCCAAGAAAAGAGGTCTCCCCCTACGCACCTAAGATTGAGATAATCACCATACCCGAAGACAAGGCTCTTGTGGTTATAGGACCCGGTGGCAGGAACGTGAAAGAGTTTAGGGACAAGATGGGGGTATCTGTATGGGTGCATGAAGGTGGTAGAGTTTCTCTCACATCCAGCTCAAGGGAAGCTATAGAGGAAGTAAAGAGGGCAATTCAGAACCTTATTGCGGAAGTAGAGGTTGGAAAAGTGTATAAAGGGAAGGTCA